A region of Zeugodacus cucurbitae isolate PBARC_wt_2022May chromosome 5, idZeuCucr1.2, whole genome shotgun sequence DNA encodes the following proteins:
- the LOC128922194 gene encoding kelch-like protein 3 isoform X3 encodes MATSTTQETTSQCNLSELKPFFMDKLMKKIFCFYDEQSLIDVTFKVSNPEAFVPAHRLILSAASPYFENLFNGDRGNALVIEINDIDSDIFERLITFCYTGQALVTVDNVAATLKAAIVLQLEDAATMCMDFIMSHIDECTLQGVYALERETQCELVKRKIHEYEIQNFLEISKRDEFLNFDVEKLQCLIESENLNITCEEDAYGAISRWYNHDVSARQEHLPRLVACLRLTQFDVGFLLTHIQSLPGCELLALQASMWISKPAARSQINSRFTESRTGLDARNTDEKTLLMIYQEDNATKPCVLQYNKPEDKWQKYASINEDSANYNAILKDDNLLFIGGAPYKSASKRFFSWNVINKTWQELREMNQARRLHSVVELDGKIYAIGGRGENDTILQSVERYTAFNGWEFVEPLITARCEAGALSLNGKVYIIGGSNGKTLKSVECYNPDSNSWTYCAVMREEYSGLSVAANNGHIYVVGYFKGSPAVERYDPYRNTWNQICSLESNCWRRFFCVSLEYRLWAIGGSVKNETRVEVYNKGYDHDRWVQKSSLPKGDIYSCFVIPVTFLTSK; translated from the exons ATGGCCACAAGTACTACACAAGAAACTACTTCACAGTGTAATTTGAGTGAATTGAAACCATTTTTCATGGACAAgttaatgaagaaaatattttgcttctaCGATGAACAGTCTCTAATTGATGTGACTTTTAAAGTTTCTAACCCAGAGGCTTT tgTACCCGCGCATCGTTTGATACTCTCAGCAGCGAGTCCTTACTTCGAGAACCTCTTCAACGGCGATCGAGGCAATGCTCTTgtcatcgaaataaatgatattgATAGTGATATCTTTGAGCGCTTAATAACATTTTGCTACACAGGACAGGCGCTGGTTACAGTTGACAATGTTGCTGCGACGCTCAAGGCGGCAATCGTGTTGCAATTGGAAGATGCCGCGACCATGTGCATGGACTTCATTATGTCGCACATTGATGAATGCACATTACAGGGTGTATATGCGTTAGAACGCGAAACGCAATGTGAACTTGTCAAGCGGAAAATCCACGAATACGAAATACAGAATTTCTTAGAG ATCAGCAAACGCGACGAGTTTCTCAATTTTGATGTTGAGAAATTGCAATGCCTTATAGAATCggaaaatttgaatataaccTGTGAGGAAGATGCATATGGTGCCATATCTCGTTGGTATAATCACGATGTTTCTGCGCGTCAAGAACACCTCCCTCGTTTAGTCGCGTGCCTGCGGCTCACGCAATTCGATGTGGGCTTCCTCTTGACTCACATTCAGTCATTACCTGGCTGTGAGTTGTTGGCTCTCCAGGCGTCCATGTGGATCAGTAAGCCTGCAGCACGGTCACAGATAAATAGCCGATTTACAGAATCGCGTACAGGGCTCGATGCTAGGAATACTGATGAAAAAACATTGCTGATGATTTATCAAGAG GATAATGCGACGAAACCATGTGTACTTCAATATAACAAACCTGAGgacaaatggcaaaaatatgcgAGTATAAATGAGGATAGTGCGAACTATAATGCGATTTTAAAGGatgacaatttattatttattggtgGTGCTCCCTATAAGTCAGCATCCAAAAGGTTTTTCAGCTGGAacgtaataaataaaacatggcAAGAATTGCGAGAAATGAATCAAGCAAGACGTTTGCACAGTGTTGTCGAATTAGATGGaaaaatatacgctattggtGGTCGTGGTGAGAATGATACTATTTTGCAGTCAGTTGAAAG GTATACGGCATTCAATGGTTGGGAATTTGTGGAACCTTTGATTACAGCACGTTGCGAGGCCGGTGCACTGTCTTTGAATGGTAAAGTTTACATAATAGGCGGTTCGAATGGAAAAACCTTAAAATCAGTGGAATGCTATAACCCGGATTCGAATAGTTGGACTTATTGTGCAGTTATGCGGGAAGAGTATTCGGGCCTTAGT GTAGCTGCAAATAATGGTCACATCTATGTTGTAGGCTATTTTAAAGGTAGCCCAGCTGTTGAACGTTACGATCCTTATCGAAACACATGGAATCAG ATTTGCTCACTGGAAAGTAATTGCTGGCGCCGTTTCTTTTGTGTATCTCTTGAATATAGACTATGGGCTATTGGTGGCAGCGTGAAGAATGAGACAAGGGTCGAAGTTTATAACAAAGGATATGATCATGATCGTTGGGTACAGAAGAGCTCGTTACCCAAAGGAGacatatattcatgttttgTTATACCTGTAACTTTTCTgacttcaaaataa
- the LOC128922194 gene encoding kelch-like protein 3 isoform X2 — protein MFLVAVNSYGIENCFFSTAKVQQFKMATSTTQETTSQCNLSELKPFFMDKLMKKIFCFYDEQSLIDVTFKVSNPEAFVPAHRLILSAASPYFENLFNGDRGNALVIEINDIDSDIFERLITFCYTGQALVTVDNVAATLKAAIVLQLEDAATMCMDFIMSHIDECTLQGVYALERETQCELVKRKIHEYEIQNFLEISKRDEFLNFDVEKLQCLIESENLNITCEEDAYGAISRWYNHDVSARQEHLPRLVACLRLTQFDVGFLLTHIQSLPGCELLALQASMWISKPAARSQINSRFTESRTGLDARNTDEKTLLMIYQEDNATKPCVLQYNKPEDKWQKYASINEDSANYNAILKDDNLLFIGGAPYKSASKRFFSWNVINKTWQELREMNQARRLHSVVELDGKIYAIGGRGENDTILQSVERYTAFNGWEFVEPLITARCEAGALSLNGKVYIIGGSNGKTLKSVECYNPDSNSWTYCAVMREEYSGLSVAANNGHIYVVGYFKGSPAVERYDPYRNTWNQICSLESNCWRRFFCVSLEYRLWAIGGSVKNETRVEVYNKGYDHDRWVQKSSLPKGDIYSCFVIPVTFLTSK, from the exons GAAAGTTCAACAATTTAAAATGGCCACAAGTACTACACAAGAAACTACTTCACAGTGTAATTTGAGTGAATTGAAACCATTTTTCATGGACAAgttaatgaagaaaatattttgcttctaCGATGAACAGTCTCTAATTGATGTGACTTTTAAAGTTTCTAACCCAGAGGCTTT tgTACCCGCGCATCGTTTGATACTCTCAGCAGCGAGTCCTTACTTCGAGAACCTCTTCAACGGCGATCGAGGCAATGCTCTTgtcatcgaaataaatgatattgATAGTGATATCTTTGAGCGCTTAATAACATTTTGCTACACAGGACAGGCGCTGGTTACAGTTGACAATGTTGCTGCGACGCTCAAGGCGGCAATCGTGTTGCAATTGGAAGATGCCGCGACCATGTGCATGGACTTCATTATGTCGCACATTGATGAATGCACATTACAGGGTGTATATGCGTTAGAACGCGAAACGCAATGTGAACTTGTCAAGCGGAAAATCCACGAATACGAAATACAGAATTTCTTAGAG ATCAGCAAACGCGACGAGTTTCTCAATTTTGATGTTGAGAAATTGCAATGCCTTATAGAATCggaaaatttgaatataaccTGTGAGGAAGATGCATATGGTGCCATATCTCGTTGGTATAATCACGATGTTTCTGCGCGTCAAGAACACCTCCCTCGTTTAGTCGCGTGCCTGCGGCTCACGCAATTCGATGTGGGCTTCCTCTTGACTCACATTCAGTCATTACCTGGCTGTGAGTTGTTGGCTCTCCAGGCGTCCATGTGGATCAGTAAGCCTGCAGCACGGTCACAGATAAATAGCCGATTTACAGAATCGCGTACAGGGCTCGATGCTAGGAATACTGATGAAAAAACATTGCTGATGATTTATCAAGAG GATAATGCGACGAAACCATGTGTACTTCAATATAACAAACCTGAGgacaaatggcaaaaatatgcgAGTATAAATGAGGATAGTGCGAACTATAATGCGATTTTAAAGGatgacaatttattatttattggtgGTGCTCCCTATAAGTCAGCATCCAAAAGGTTTTTCAGCTGGAacgtaataaataaaacatggcAAGAATTGCGAGAAATGAATCAAGCAAGACGTTTGCACAGTGTTGTCGAATTAGATGGaaaaatatacgctattggtGGTCGTGGTGAGAATGATACTATTTTGCAGTCAGTTGAAAG GTATACGGCATTCAATGGTTGGGAATTTGTGGAACCTTTGATTACAGCACGTTGCGAGGCCGGTGCACTGTCTTTGAATGGTAAAGTTTACATAATAGGCGGTTCGAATGGAAAAACCTTAAAATCAGTGGAATGCTATAACCCGGATTCGAATAGTTGGACTTATTGTGCAGTTATGCGGGAAGAGTATTCGGGCCTTAGT GTAGCTGCAAATAATGGTCACATCTATGTTGTAGGCTATTTTAAAGGTAGCCCAGCTGTTGAACGTTACGATCCTTATCGAAACACATGGAATCAG ATTTGCTCACTGGAAAGTAATTGCTGGCGCCGTTTCTTTTGTGTATCTCTTGAATATAGACTATGGGCTATTGGTGGCAGCGTGAAGAATGAGACAAGGGTCGAAGTTTATAACAAAGGATATGATCATGATCGTTGGGTACAGAAGAGCTCGTTACCCAAAGGAGacatatattcatgttttgTTATACCTGTAACTTTTCTgacttcaaaataa
- the LOC128922194 gene encoding kelch-like protein 3 isoform X1: MFSCAFIEVLVAVNSYGIENCFFSTAKVQQFKMATSTTQETTSQCNLSELKPFFMDKLMKKIFCFYDEQSLIDVTFKVSNPEAFVPAHRLILSAASPYFENLFNGDRGNALVIEINDIDSDIFERLITFCYTGQALVTVDNVAATLKAAIVLQLEDAATMCMDFIMSHIDECTLQGVYALERETQCELVKRKIHEYEIQNFLEISKRDEFLNFDVEKLQCLIESENLNITCEEDAYGAISRWYNHDVSARQEHLPRLVACLRLTQFDVGFLLTHIQSLPGCELLALQASMWISKPAARSQINSRFTESRTGLDARNTDEKTLLMIYQEDNATKPCVLQYNKPEDKWQKYASINEDSANYNAILKDDNLLFIGGAPYKSASKRFFSWNVINKTWQELREMNQARRLHSVVELDGKIYAIGGRGENDTILQSVERYTAFNGWEFVEPLITARCEAGALSLNGKVYIIGGSNGKTLKSVECYNPDSNSWTYCAVMREEYSGLSVAANNGHIYVVGYFKGSPAVERYDPYRNTWNQICSLESNCWRRFFCVSLEYRLWAIGGSVKNETRVEVYNKGYDHDRWVQKSSLPKGDIYSCFVIPVTFLTSK, translated from the exons GAAAGTTCAACAATTTAAAATGGCCACAAGTACTACACAAGAAACTACTTCACAGTGTAATTTGAGTGAATTGAAACCATTTTTCATGGACAAgttaatgaagaaaatattttgcttctaCGATGAACAGTCTCTAATTGATGTGACTTTTAAAGTTTCTAACCCAGAGGCTTT tgTACCCGCGCATCGTTTGATACTCTCAGCAGCGAGTCCTTACTTCGAGAACCTCTTCAACGGCGATCGAGGCAATGCTCTTgtcatcgaaataaatgatattgATAGTGATATCTTTGAGCGCTTAATAACATTTTGCTACACAGGACAGGCGCTGGTTACAGTTGACAATGTTGCTGCGACGCTCAAGGCGGCAATCGTGTTGCAATTGGAAGATGCCGCGACCATGTGCATGGACTTCATTATGTCGCACATTGATGAATGCACATTACAGGGTGTATATGCGTTAGAACGCGAAACGCAATGTGAACTTGTCAAGCGGAAAATCCACGAATACGAAATACAGAATTTCTTAGAG ATCAGCAAACGCGACGAGTTTCTCAATTTTGATGTTGAGAAATTGCAATGCCTTATAGAATCggaaaatttgaatataaccTGTGAGGAAGATGCATATGGTGCCATATCTCGTTGGTATAATCACGATGTTTCTGCGCGTCAAGAACACCTCCCTCGTTTAGTCGCGTGCCTGCGGCTCACGCAATTCGATGTGGGCTTCCTCTTGACTCACATTCAGTCATTACCTGGCTGTGAGTTGTTGGCTCTCCAGGCGTCCATGTGGATCAGTAAGCCTGCAGCACGGTCACAGATAAATAGCCGATTTACAGAATCGCGTACAGGGCTCGATGCTAGGAATACTGATGAAAAAACATTGCTGATGATTTATCAAGAG GATAATGCGACGAAACCATGTGTACTTCAATATAACAAACCTGAGgacaaatggcaaaaatatgcgAGTATAAATGAGGATAGTGCGAACTATAATGCGATTTTAAAGGatgacaatttattatttattggtgGTGCTCCCTATAAGTCAGCATCCAAAAGGTTTTTCAGCTGGAacgtaataaataaaacatggcAAGAATTGCGAGAAATGAATCAAGCAAGACGTTTGCACAGTGTTGTCGAATTAGATGGaaaaatatacgctattggtGGTCGTGGTGAGAATGATACTATTTTGCAGTCAGTTGAAAG GTATACGGCATTCAATGGTTGGGAATTTGTGGAACCTTTGATTACAGCACGTTGCGAGGCCGGTGCACTGTCTTTGAATGGTAAAGTTTACATAATAGGCGGTTCGAATGGAAAAACCTTAAAATCAGTGGAATGCTATAACCCGGATTCGAATAGTTGGACTTATTGTGCAGTTATGCGGGAAGAGTATTCGGGCCTTAGT GTAGCTGCAAATAATGGTCACATCTATGTTGTAGGCTATTTTAAAGGTAGCCCAGCTGTTGAACGTTACGATCCTTATCGAAACACATGGAATCAG ATTTGCTCACTGGAAAGTAATTGCTGGCGCCGTTTCTTTTGTGTATCTCTTGAATATAGACTATGGGCTATTGGTGGCAGCGTGAAGAATGAGACAAGGGTCGAAGTTTATAACAAAGGATATGATCATGATCGTTGGGTACAGAAGAGCTCGTTACCCAAAGGAGacatatattcatgttttgTTATACCTGTAACTTTTCTgacttcaaaataa